A genomic stretch from Bacteroidales bacterium includes:
- a CDS encoding DUF3089 domain-containing protein, producing the protein MFTKIINRKSKLISLLLVVIILSACNNSAVKKKLNVPEKPDYALKEFWFGDINQEFDKKIDIFYVYPTVIFDEKDENGNEIYLADISKKEIRDAAFSNQNYNNNVYAGDKYNFFAPFYRQISFNTYGLNKEVFQEYRKIAVQDILDAFRYYMENLNNGRPYFLLGHSQGSSMLIELLKYGIEDDEFERMVAAYTIGYSLSNDEIKNFENRLIPAKDSCDLNCVILFNSLTNINARSMTMPKNDICINPLIWTTDTTFAPRELHLGYSMYNKKQQKYIITPNITGVYIQDNYLICPDIDPYQCFQEEFKESFPLGNLHFMDSWLYSENLKQNMECRVRKLQMSN; encoded by the coding sequence ATGTTTACCAAAATAATTAATAGAAAATCGAAATTAATATCACTATTGCTTGTTGTAATTATATTATCGGCTTGCAACAATTCAGCAGTAAAAAAGAAACTCAATGTTCCTGAAAAACCTGATTATGCGCTGAAAGAATTTTGGTTTGGAGATATTAATCAAGAGTTTGATAAAAAAATTGATATTTTCTATGTTTATCCAACAGTTATCTTTGATGAAAAAGATGAAAATGGAAATGAAATCTATTTAGCTGATATTTCAAAGAAAGAGATTCGCGATGCTGCGTTTTCCAATCAAAATTACAATAATAATGTTTACGCCGGTGATAAATATAATTTCTTTGCTCCTTTCTATCGTCAGATTTCATTTAATACTTATGGTTTAAACAAAGAAGTTTTTCAGGAGTACCGAAAAATTGCCGTACAGGATATTTTGGATGCTTTCAGATATTATATGGAAAATCTCAATAATGGCAGGCCGTATTTTCTTCTCGGACATAGTCAGGGTTCAAGCATGTTAATCGAACTTTTAAAATATGGTATTGAAGATGATGAATTTGAAAGAATGGTTGCCGCTTACACCATAGGTTACTCTTTATCAAATGATGAAATTAAGAATTTTGAAAATCGACTTATTCCGGCAAAGGACAGTTGTGACTTGAATTGTGTCATTCTTTTCAATTCTCTTACAAATATTAATGCAAGAAGCATGACGATGCCTAAAAACGACATATGTATTAACCCGTTGATTTGGACTACAGACACAACATTTGCACCGCGTGAACTTCATTTAGGTTATTCGATGTATAATAAAAAACAACAAAAATATATAATAACCCCAAATATAACCGGAGTATATATTCAGGATAATTATCTGATTTGTCCAGATATAGATCCTTATCAATGTTTTCAAGAGGAATTCAAGGAATCATTTCCGTTAGGCAATTTACATTTTATGGATTCCTGGCTCTACTCCGAAAACTTAAAACAAAATATGGAATGTCGTGTTAGAAAATTACAAATGAGTAATTAA
- a CDS encoding multidrug efflux SMR transporter, whose amino-acid sequence MHWFLLILGGFFEMGWAIGLKLSQTMQVKFWGILMAVCSMALSVTLLYFAQKEIPIGTAYIVWAGIGAVSTLTIGILFFGESAAFWRLFFAAMILVGVIGIKMQS is encoded by the coding sequence ATGCATTGGTTTTTATTAATCTTAGGTGGTTTTTTTGAAATGGGTTGGGCAATCGGACTGAAATTATCTCAAACTATGCAGGTGAAGTTCTGGGGAATATTAATGGCTGTATGTTCAATGGCCTTAAGTGTTACTTTACTGTATTTTGCTCAAAAAGAAATTCCAATAGGCACAGCATATATTGTTTGGGCCGGAATAGGTGCTGTATCTACACTGACAATAGGAATACTATTCTTTGGAGAATCTGCAGCATTCTGGAGATTATTTTTTGCCGCCATGATATTAGTAGGAGTAATCGGAATAAAAATGCAATCATAA
- the thiM gene encoding hydroxyethylthiazole kinase, translated as MKVNKEILINNLNQLRKSSPLVHNITNYVVMNNTANALLAIGASPIMAHATNEMEDMVAIVSALVINIGTLNDEWVNGMLIAGKAAKLKNIPIILDPVGAGATPYRTDVCLKIIKECQPDILRGNASEVMALNNSNIKTKGVDSSVNSDCAIEAAKSLANEYNMIVSISGETDYITNGNEIIEVTNGTEMMTKVTGLGCSASALTGAFAAINRDYLQAAANAMAIMGIAGEIALSKSRGPGSLQMNFIDELYLLSEKEINQYLK; from the coding sequence ATGAAAGTAAACAAAGAAATTCTGATTAACAATTTAAATCAACTTAGAAAGTCTTCTCCTTTGGTTCACAACATTACTAATTATGTTGTGATGAATAACACTGCAAATGCTCTTTTGGCAATTGGAGCTTCGCCTATAATGGCGCATGCCACTAATGAGATGGAAGATATGGTTGCCATTGTATCCGCTTTGGTTATCAACATTGGTACTTTGAATGATGAGTGGGTTAATGGAATGTTAATCGCCGGAAAAGCTGCAAAATTAAAAAATATTCCAATTATATTGGATCCTGTTGGAGCTGGAGCTACACCTTATAGAACAGACGTCTGTTTGAAAATAATTAAGGAATGTCAACCAGATATTTTGCGTGGGAATGCATCTGAAGTTATGGCGCTTAATAATAGCAATATAAAAACCAAAGGCGTTGATAGTTCCGTTAATTCCGATTGTGCTATTGAGGCTGCAAAATCTTTAGCTAATGAATATAATATGATTGTTTCTATTAGCGGTGAAACAGATTATATTACTAATGGTAATGAAATTATAGAAGTTACAAATGGTACTGAAATGATGACTAAAGTAACTGGTTTAGGTTGTTCCGCTTCAGCCTTAACTGGTGCTTTTGCTGCAATTAACCGAGATTACTTACAGGCTGCTGCTAATGCTATGGCAATTATGGGTATTGCTGGCGAAATTGCACTTTCTAAGTCTAGGGGACCAGGATCGCTTCAAATGAATTTTATTGATGAATTATATTTACTTTCCGAAAAAGAAATCAATCAATATCTAAAATAA
- the thiE gene encoding thiamine phosphate synthase: MDLDLSLYLVTDRKLSLNRPLEWVVEEAVRGGVTVVQLREKDCDTREFVNLAIKLKQILSLYHVPLLINDRIDIALAADADGVHIGQSDMPYHLARKILGYNKVIGLSIENFEEAEEANKLDVDYIAVSPVFSTHTKTNTKIEFGFEGVKKVVEISKHPVIGIGNINVTNIQKIMQMGADGVAVVSAIMSATNIEEAARILQLKMKEL, encoded by the coding sequence ATGGATTTAGATCTTAGTTTGTATCTGGTAACAGATAGAAAGTTATCATTGAATCGCCCATTAGAATGGGTTGTCGAAGAAGCTGTTAGAGGTGGTGTTACAGTCGTTCAATTACGTGAAAAAGATTGTGATACAAGAGAATTTGTGAATTTGGCAATTAAGCTGAAACAAATCCTATCTTTATATCATGTTCCTTTGTTAATAAATGATAGAATAGATATTGCCCTTGCAGCGGATGCAGACGGAGTTCATATCGGACAGTCGGATATGCCATATCATCTTGCAAGAAAAATTTTGGGATACAATAAAGTCATCGGATTATCCATAGAAAATTTTGAAGAAGCTGAGGAGGCAAATAAATTAGATGTTGATTATATTGCAGTATCTCCTGTCTTTTCTACACATACTAAAACAAATACCAAAATAGAATTCGGTTTTGAAGGAGTAAAAAAGGTTGTTGAGATATCTAAACATCCTGTTATTGGAATAGGTAACATTAACGTTACCAATATTCAAAAGATAATGCAAATGGGAGCAGACGGAGTTGCGGTTGTCTCAGCTATAATGTCGGCAACGAATATAGAAGAAGCTGCAAGAATACTTCAGTTAAAAATGAAAGAGTTATAA
- a CDS encoding TenA family protein has product MKWSEKTWQAVEKIYEEILNLPFIKDLSKGTLSDERFKFYLIQDALYLNDYSRTLMNIALKLQNPEYGEAFMKFANDGVAVERILHESFLNGHVPSKSEMTPTCKLYTSYLVSSLYNPHIEVSLAAVLPCFWIYQKVGEHIYNTAETENNKYQNWINTYADESFAESTQKAIEICNVMADNCSEVQKQEMTEAFVLATKMEWMFWDSAYRLEKWPV; this is encoded by the coding sequence ATGAAATGGAGTGAAAAAACCTGGCAAGCAGTTGAAAAAATTTATGAAGAAATTTTAAATTTACCTTTTATTAAAGATTTATCTAAAGGAACTTTATCCGATGAAAGATTTAAATTTTACTTAATACAAGATGCTTTATATCTTAATGATTATAGCAGAACCTTAATGAATATTGCTTTGAAATTGCAAAATCCCGAGTATGGTGAAGCATTTATGAAGTTTGCTAATGATGGTGTAGCAGTAGAAAGAATTTTACACGAATCGTTTCTTAACGGACATGTACCTTCTAAGTCGGAAATGACTCCGACATGCAAATTATACACTTCTTACTTAGTAAGTAGTTTATATAATCCTCATATTGAGGTTTCTCTTGCAGCTGTTCTTCCATGCTTTTGGATTTACCAGAAAGTTGGTGAACATATCTACAATACAGCAGAAACCGAAAACAATAAATATCAAAATTGGATTAACACTTATGCTGATGAGTCATTTGCAGAATCGACTCAGAAAGCGATAGAAATATGCAATGTAATGGCAGATAATTGTAGCGAAGTTCAAAAACAGGAAATGACAGAAGCTTTTGTTTTAGCAACAAAAATGGAATGGATGTTTTGGGATAGTGCATACAGGCTTGAGAAATGGCCAGTATAA
- the thiD gene encoding bifunctional hydroxymethylpyrimidine kinase/phosphomethylpyrimidine kinase: MNYKRVLTIAGSDSGGGAGIQADIKTMSACGCYGMSAITAVTVQNTLGVESFMPIPPDIIEQQIDAVMIDIGADAVKIGMLSSSEVMLAVKKALKPYDLTNIVLDPVMVSTSGHKLMNDEAIDTLKNELLNMARIITPNIPEAEILLGEKITHQDQLPEFAMKLSNNRNVSVLLKAGHLDDKILIDVLYNAETDSITKLGSKRIYTKNTHGTGCTFSSALASFLAYGLDLESAVGKAKAYVYSAIETGAKYTLGKGHGPVHHFYSWWE; this comes from the coding sequence ATGAACTATAAAAGAGTATTAACAATTGCCGGTAGTGATTCAGGTGGTGGGGCTGGCATTCAAGCAGACATAAAAACTATGTCTGCTTGTGGTTGTTATGGAATGTCGGCAATTACTGCTGTTACGGTGCAAAACACATTAGGTGTTGAGAGTTTTATGCCTATCCCTCCGGATATTATAGAACAACAAATTGATGCGGTAATGATTGATATTGGTGCTGATGCGGTGAAAATAGGGATGCTTAGCTCTTCTGAAGTTATGTTGGCTGTAAAAAAAGCTTTGAAACCTTACGATCTTACGAATATCGTTTTAGATCCTGTTATGGTTTCAACTTCCGGACATAAATTGATGAATGATGAAGCAATTGATACATTAAAAAACGAGTTGTTAAATATGGCACGTATTATTACTCCTAATATTCCAGAAGCTGAAATTCTCCTTGGAGAAAAGATTACTCACCAAGATCAACTTCCTGAATTTGCAATGAAATTATCGAATAATAGAAATGTATCGGTGTTGTTAAAAGCCGGTCATCTTGATGATAAAATACTTATAGATGTTTTATATAATGCTGAGACTGATTCAATAACCAAATTAGGATCAAAACGCATTTACACAAAAAATACTCATGGTACTGGCTGTACATTTTCATCGGCATTAGCATCTTTTCTTGCTTATGGTTTGGACTTAGAAAGTGCCGTTGGAAAAGCAAAAGCTTATGTTTATTCTGCTATTGAAACTGGTGCGAAATATACTTTAGGAAAAGGACACGGTCCGGTACATCATTTTTATAGTTGGTGGGAATAA
- a CDS encoding rubredoxin, whose product MKKYECEVCGYIYDPEQGDPDSGIAPGTAFEDIPEDWVCPVCGVDKSNFKPI is encoded by the coding sequence ATGAAAAAGTATGAATGCGAAGTATGTGGATATATTTATGATCCGGAACAAGGCGATCCTGATAGTGGTATAGCTCCCGGAACAGCTTTCGAAGATATTCCCGAAGATTGGGTTTGTCCGGTTTGTGGCGTGGATAAAAGTAATTTTAAGCCAATCTAA
- a CDS encoding phosphoribosylformylglycinamidine cyclo-ligase, which produces MNNKSRYELRGVSSSKEDVHTAIKNVSKGIFPKAFCKIIPDILGNDDEYCNIMHADGAGTKSSLAYIYWKETGDMSVWKGIAQDAIVMNTDDLMCVGIDDNILLSSTIGRNKSLIPGEIISAIIEGTEEFLEELRNLGINIYSTGGETADVGDLVRTIIVDSTVTARAKRNKIIANDKINAGDVIVGFASYGIASYEKEYNGGMGSNGLTSARHDVFCKKYAELYPESYDPDVPYNLIYCGTKELTNPIVNTNVGKLVLSPTRTYLPVLNAIFKEIRSEIHGMIHCSGGGQTKILHFIDDNIHVVKDNLFTIPPLFDLIQKESNTCWNEMYKTFNMGHRLEIYISEKYASTLIDIGKSFNIDTQIVGHCEKNDKKMLSIRSPYGNFIY; this is translated from the coding sequence ATGAACAATAAATCAAGATATGAGCTGCGTGGTGTGTCCTCAAGTAAAGAAGATGTGCACACAGCTATTAAAAATGTTTCAAAGGGAATTTTCCCTAAAGCTTTTTGTAAAATAATCCCAGACATTCTGGGTAATGACGATGAATATTGTAATATAATGCACGCTGACGGTGCAGGTACAAAGTCTTCATTGGCATATATATATTGGAAAGAAACAGGTGATATGTCGGTATGGAAAGGTATTGCGCAAGATGCTATTGTAATGAATACTGATGATTTAATGTGTGTTGGGATTGATGATAATATTTTATTATCATCGACAATTGGACGAAATAAATCTTTAATTCCTGGTGAAATTATCTCTGCTATTATTGAAGGTACTGAAGAATTTCTTGAGGAGCTAAGAAATCTTGGCATAAATATTTATTCGACAGGCGGTGAAACTGCTGATGTTGGGGATCTGGTAAGAACAATTATAGTTGATTCTACGGTTACAGCAAGGGCAAAACGTAATAAAATTATTGCTAATGATAAAATAAATGCCGGTGATGTAATAGTAGGATTTGCTTCCTACGGAATTGCCTCCTATGAAAAAGAATACAACGGAGGAATGGGTAGCAATGGGCTGACCTCTGCACGTCACGATGTTTTTTGTAAAAAATATGCAGAATTATATCCTGAGTCCTATGATCCGGATGTGCCGTATAATTTAATTTATTGCGGCACAAAAGAATTAACAAATCCAATTGTAAATACTAATGTCGGAAAATTAGTTTTGTCCCCTACCCGCACATATCTTCCGGTTCTAAATGCTATATTTAAAGAGATTAGGAGCGAAATTCACGGAATGATTCACTGCAGCGGCGGCGGACAAACCAAGATTCTACATTTTATTGATGATAATATTCACGTTGTTAAGGATAACCTTTTTACTATTCCACCCCTATTTGATTTGATTCAAAAAGAAAGTAATACCTGCTGGAATGAGATGTACAAAACTTTTAATATGGGACACCGACTTGAAATTTATATTTCTGAAAAATACGCTTCTACATTAATTGACATCGGCAAATCATTTAATATCGACACTCAAATTGTTGGGCATTGCGAGAAAAATGACAAAAAAATGTTAAGCATACGTTCTCCTTACGGAAATTTCATCTATTAA